Proteins encoded by one window of Streptacidiphilus sp. PB12-B1b:
- a CDS encoding LysR family transcriptional regulator — MELRHLRYFVAVADEGHFGRASALLHVTQSTLSAQVQALEREVGGRLFTRTSRRVELTEAGELLLPEARRALAQAGRALQVARESVRGETGAVRIGFSGVAVLQGVLSEDLHAFGQAHPRVGLTLTELPPAAQIQQVRDGALDLGYCPDLGLGNTDGLRVTRRAPTPLSVVLRSDHELASASAVTIAALTAHDLIVFANSEEDETVLSRLWPALEEDRSRVRLVGSTLGVLALVLAGAGIAIAPTATERIALPGLSYRPLHGAPPGPDLLLIGRHEETSGAVRAYLALDRLW, encoded by the coding sequence ATGGAGCTTCGGCACCTGCGCTACTTCGTCGCCGTCGCCGACGAAGGGCACTTCGGTCGGGCCTCCGCCCTGCTGCATGTCACCCAGTCCACCCTCAGCGCCCAGGTGCAGGCCCTGGAACGGGAGGTCGGCGGGCGCCTGTTCACCCGCACCAGCCGACGCGTCGAGCTGACCGAGGCCGGTGAACTACTGCTTCCCGAGGCCCGCCGCGCCCTGGCCCAGGCCGGACGGGCCCTGCAGGTGGCCCGCGAGTCGGTGCGCGGCGAGACGGGGGCAGTACGGATCGGCTTCTCCGGCGTCGCCGTCCTCCAGGGCGTCCTGTCCGAGGACCTGCACGCCTTCGGCCAGGCGCACCCCCGGGTCGGCCTCACCCTGACCGAACTCCCGCCCGCAGCCCAGATCCAGCAGGTGCGCGACGGCGCACTCGACCTCGGCTACTGCCCTGACCTGGGCCTCGGCAACACCGACGGACTGCGCGTGACACGCCGGGCGCCCACCCCGCTGTCTGTCGTCCTACGGTCCGACCACGAACTGGCGTCCGCCTCCGCAGTGACCATCGCCGCTCTGACCGCCCACGACCTCATCGTCTTTGCGAACAGCGAGGAGGACGAGACTGTCCTGTCCCGGCTCTGGCCCGCCCTGGAGGAGGACCGCTCCCGGGTCCGCCTGGTCGGCAGCACCCTCGGCGTCCTCGCCCTCGTCCTGGCCGGCGCGGGCATTGCCATCGCCCCCACTGCCACCGAGCGCATCGCCCTGCCCGGGCTCTCCTACCGACCCCTGCATGGAGCGCCGCCGGGTCCGGACCTGCTGCTCATCGGTCGGCACGAGGAGACATC
- a CDS encoding nuclear transport factor 2 family protein, giving the protein MNATLQDRLDIADLMTGWIHRDLGEWDRLKGLFHPDGRIEITWFEGSAYDFVDASARMGASALRTKHLITAPVVTFSADGTRAVSETNAVIIGENVDLRLGCNGHNRFIDRLEKREGVWRISDRKSIYDFGTFTFPAGIVDIDAETVARYPREYAALAYLLEASGFPVGRVFATKGSELERNIKASAFAWLAGQSDK; this is encoded by the coding sequence ATGAACGCGACGCTTCAGGACCGACTGGACATTGCCGACCTCATGACCGGATGGATCCACCGCGACCTGGGCGAGTGGGACCGGCTCAAGGGACTCTTCCACCCCGACGGCCGGATCGAGATCACCTGGTTCGAGGGGTCGGCATACGATTTCGTTGACGCCTCCGCCCGAATGGGGGCCTCCGCCCTCCGCACCAAGCACCTGATCACCGCGCCGGTGGTGACCTTCTCCGCCGACGGAACTCGTGCTGTCAGCGAGACCAATGCCGTCATCATCGGCGAGAACGTCGACCTGCGCCTGGGCTGCAACGGCCACAACCGGTTCATCGACCGCCTGGAGAAGCGGGAGGGGGTGTGGCGTATCAGTGACCGCAAGAGCATCTACGACTTCGGCACGTTCACCTTCCCGGCCGGGATCGTCGACATCGACGCGGAGACGGTCGCCCGCTATCCGCGGGAGTACGCCGCCCTGGCCTACCTGCTGGAGGCCAGCGGCTTCCCGGTGGGCCGGGTCTTCGCCACCAAGGGCAGTGAGCTGGAGCGCAACATCAAGGCGTCCGCCTTCGCCTGGCTGGCCGGGCAGTCGGACAAGTGA
- a CDS encoding transposase, whose protein sequence is MPAPLAPPHPPAVAQVPLDRFTDRVFSHLPRADQRHWAQSYLRGLLTTPGRKSLQSMARAVCDSPTASQCLQQFVNSSPWDWRPARRELAQAVAEAAPVRAWVATTAITPKRGDHAVGVHRRFVPEAGRTLKCQAAAGLFLSADRHAVPVDWRLVLNHDWCQEPERRTRARLPASIAPGPASALVPDMARRLGQLLPAAPLVADLGCAGEPAALAGELTAAGIDFLIAIRPGQLVLPSPARTATPLPVRTAAGAPERPRTVRGGTRAEDLVGPAPALRPPGSVTRSTMVRLPAADGGSTPAYRLWALGPATGPHAGGYWLTSLRGAGPATVLRLLDHLSTTRAALADMEQDFGLQDFEGRSYPGWHHHTTMVCAAYTFHRLHHSPTTPGPPLP, encoded by the coding sequence ATGCCCGCGCCGCTCGCGCCCCCGCACCCGCCGGCCGTTGCCCAGGTACCGCTCGACCGCTTCACCGACCGCGTCTTCAGCCATCTGCCGCGCGCCGACCAGCGCCACTGGGCGCAGTCCTATCTGCGCGGCCTGCTCACCACCCCGGGCCGCAAGTCGCTGCAGAGCATGGCCAGAGCCGTCTGCGACTCGCCGACCGCCTCCCAGTGCCTGCAGCAGTTCGTCAACTCCAGCCCCTGGGACTGGCGTCCGGCCCGCCGCGAACTGGCCCAGGCCGTCGCCGAGGCCGCCCCGGTCCGGGCCTGGGTCGCCACCACCGCGATCACCCCCAAGCGCGGCGACCACGCGGTCGGGGTCCACCGGCGCTTCGTCCCCGAGGCCGGACGGACCCTCAAGTGCCAGGCGGCCGCCGGATTGTTCCTGTCCGCAGACCGCCATGCCGTGCCCGTCGACTGGCGGCTGGTGCTCAACCACGACTGGTGCCAGGAGCCCGAACGGCGCACCCGGGCCCGGCTGCCCGCCTCGATCGCACCCGGACCGGCCTCCGCGCTGGTACCGGACATGGCCCGGCGCCTGGGCCAACTCCTGCCCGCCGCGCCCCTGGTGGCTGATCTGGGCTGCGCGGGCGAGCCAGCCGCATTGGCAGGCGAACTGACCGCCGCCGGTATCGACTTCCTGATCGCCATAAGGCCGGGCCAGCTGGTACTGCCCAGCCCAGCGCGCACCGCCACCCCCCTGCCCGTACGCACCGCCGCCGGGGCCCCCGAGCGCCCCCGTACCGTCCGGGGCGGCACCCGGGCCGAGGACCTGGTGGGACCGGCCCCGGCGCTGCGCCCGCCGGGTTCGGTCACCCGCAGCACGATGGTCCGCCTGCCCGCCGCCGACGGCGGCAGCACCCCCGCATACCGACTGTGGGCCCTGGGCCCGGCCACCGGACCGCACGCCGGCGGCTACTGGCTCACCAGCCTGCGCGGCGCAGGCCCGGCCACGGTACTGCGCCTGCTGGACCACCTGTCCACCACCCGCGCGGCACTGGCCGACATGGAACAGGACTTCGGCCTGCAGGACTTCGAAGGCCGCTCCTACCCGGGCTGGCACCACCACACAACCATGGTCTGCGCCGCCTACACCTTCCACCGCCTGCACCACTCCCCCACCACCCCAGGGCCCCCGCTGCCCTGA
- a CDS encoding Type 1 glutamine amidotransferase-like domain-containing protein, giving the protein MKLLLTSSGLSNQTLRQALLDLLGRPFAQANIVYIPTAAVAEPGDHSYLVQGLTQLHALGWREFDVLELNGLPRHMVLDRLRHADVLYVEGGSHYHLARSITNNDLAKDILELLEDRVYVGVSAGSMIFSRHLNEHSADILGDTADLHTLGATTLQPPFGLFDWYLKPHLDSPNFPDRDDTWADHIAAQADFPIYFIDDDTALRINGDTLDVISEGRWRFHP; this is encoded by the coding sequence ATGAAGCTTCTGCTGACCTCCAGCGGCCTGAGCAACCAGACCCTGCGTCAGGCACTGCTGGACCTGCTGGGCCGGCCCTTCGCCCAGGCGAACATCGTCTACATCCCCACCGCGGCCGTCGCCGAGCCCGGAGACCACAGCTACCTGGTCCAGGGCCTGACCCAGCTGCACGCCCTGGGCTGGCGCGAGTTCGACGTCCTGGAACTCAACGGCCTGCCCCGGCACATGGTGCTGGACCGACTGCGCCACGCCGACGTCCTCTACGTCGAAGGCGGCAGCCACTACCACCTGGCCCGCAGCATCACCAACAACGACTTGGCCAAAGACATCCTGGAACTGCTCGAGGACCGGGTCTACGTCGGGGTGAGCGCCGGATCCATGATCTTCAGCCGGCACCTGAACGAACACTCCGCCGACATCCTGGGCGACACCGCCGACCTGCACACCCTGGGCGCCACCACACTGCAACCGCCCTTCGGCCTCTTCGACTGGTACCTCAAGCCACACCTGGACTCACCAAACTTCCCCGACCGGGACGACACCTGGGCCGACCACATCGCCGCACAGGCCGACTTCCCGATCTACTTCATCGACGACGACACGGCGCTGCGCATCAACGGCGACACCCTCGACGTCATCTCCGAAGGCCGCTGGCGATTCCACCCCTAG
- a CDS encoding enoyl-CoA hydratase-related protein translates to MPKLTRSSHVFLLDLGSDENRFHPDWIAQVHAALDEVEAAEEPKALVTTADGKFWSNGLDLEWLGAHPEQLEPYIASVHRLLARFLALPVPSVAAIQGHCFAAGAMLALAHDLRVMRGDRGYFCLPEVDLHIPFTPGMSALIRARLTPQTAHVAMTTARRYGGVDALAASIVDATATEDALLTTAHELAAPLATKASATLGTIKSGIYQDVLALLRDEPADRP, encoded by the coding sequence ATGCCCAAGCTCACCCGGTCATCGCACGTCTTCCTGCTCGATCTCGGAAGCGACGAGAACCGCTTCCACCCCGACTGGATCGCGCAGGTCCATGCCGCGCTGGACGAGGTCGAGGCCGCCGAGGAGCCCAAGGCCCTGGTCACCACGGCCGATGGCAAGTTCTGGTCCAACGGACTGGACCTGGAGTGGCTCGGCGCCCACCCGGAACAGCTCGAGCCGTACATCGCCTCGGTCCACCGACTGCTGGCCCGCTTCCTGGCACTGCCGGTGCCCAGCGTCGCGGCGATCCAGGGCCACTGCTTCGCCGCCGGCGCGATGCTCGCCCTGGCCCACGACCTGCGCGTCATGCGCGGCGACCGGGGCTACTTCTGCCTGCCCGAGGTCGACCTGCACATCCCGTTCACCCCCGGCATGTCCGCCCTGATCCGCGCCCGCCTCACCCCGCAGACCGCCCACGTCGCCATGACCACCGCCCGGCGCTACGGCGGCGTCGACGCCTTGGCCGCCAGCATCGTGGACGCCACCGCCACCGAGGACGCCCTGCTGACAACCGCCCACGAGCTGGCCGCGCCGCTGGCCACCAAGGCCAGCGCGACCCTGGGCACCATCAAGAGCGGCATCTACCAGGACGTCCTGGCCCTCCTGCGCGACGAGCCCGCCGACCGCCCCTAG
- the map gene encoding type I methionyl aminopeptidase — MVEIKTDTALEAMREAGRVVAHALAAARTAAAVGVRLRDLDEAARTVLAKAGARSPFLGYRPSFAPTPFPAVICASVNDAVVHGIPDDYRLRDGDLVSVDCGAELEGWTGDAAISFIVGTPRPADLELIAATQRALDAGIAAATVGHRIGDISHAVGTVAREAACGMPADFGGHGIGRRMHEDPHVPNHGRPGRGFPLSHGLTLAIEPMLMAGGRNDYLTDPDGWTLRTTDGSRAAHIEHTVAITHDGPRILTLP; from the coding sequence ATGGTGGAGATCAAGACCGACACGGCACTGGAGGCCATGCGGGAAGCCGGACGTGTCGTGGCGCACGCCCTCGCCGCCGCCCGCACGGCGGCGGCGGTGGGAGTCCGCCTGCGCGACCTCGACGAAGCCGCCCGTACCGTCCTGGCCAAGGCCGGGGCGCGCTCCCCGTTCCTGGGCTACCGGCCCTCCTTCGCCCCCACGCCCTTCCCTGCAGTGATCTGCGCTTCCGTCAACGACGCCGTCGTGCACGGCATCCCCGACGACTACCGGTTGCGCGACGGCGACCTGGTCAGCGTCGACTGCGGGGCCGAGCTCGAGGGCTGGACCGGCGACGCTGCGATCAGCTTCATCGTCGGCACCCCCCGCCCGGCCGACCTGGAGCTGATCGCTGCCACCCAACGGGCGCTGGACGCGGGCATCGCGGCGGCCACCGTGGGTCACCGCATCGGGGACATCTCCCACGCTGTCGGCACGGTGGCCCGCGAGGCCGCCTGCGGCATGCCCGCCGACTTCGGCGGCCACGGCATCGGCCGCCGGATGCACGAGGACCCCCACGTCCCCAACCACGGACGCCCGGGCCGCGGCTTCCCCCTGAGCCACGGCCTGACCCTGGCCATCGAGCCCATGCTCATGGCCGGAGGACGCAACGACTACCTCACCGACCCCGACGGGTGGACCCTGCGCACGACCGACGGCAGCCGCGCCGCCCACATCGAACACACCGTCGCCATCACCCACGACGGCCCCCGCATCCTCACCCTGCCCTGA
- a CDS encoding helix-turn-helix domain-containing protein, with protein MVRVPLSPQERQRGERFGALLRQARGDRSMVEVAAAAGVSAETLRKIETGRAPTPAFFTVAALACALDVSLDDLAAASAADADAESSGQAMSA; from the coding sequence ATGGTGAGAGTTCCTTTGAGCCCGCAAGAACGGCAACGCGGAGAGCGCTTCGGCGCCCTGCTCCGCCAGGCGCGCGGCGACCGCAGCATGGTGGAGGTGGCGGCGGCGGCCGGAGTGTCCGCGGAGACGCTCCGCAAGATCGAGACCGGCCGCGCCCCCACCCCGGCCTTCTTCACCGTGGCGGCCCTGGCCTGCGCGCTGGACGTGTCGTTGGACGACCTGGCCGCCGCCAGCGCAGCCGATGCCGACGCCGAGAGCAGTGGACAGGCCATGTCGGCGTAG